A genomic window from Anthocerotibacter panamensis C109 includes:
- a CDS encoding DUF3146 family protein: protein MTQPPNTSVHLRVTHLALGEGHMRGEVTAGPFQWTFQWQFRRNLLRVHPAQGRALVAEPLQRFLEQQDYDLEVGEIYSFTLRTRL, encoded by the coding sequence ATGACCCAGCCCCCCAATACTTCAGTCCATCTACGTGTCACCCATCTGGCGCTGGGCGAAGGCCATATGCGGGGGGAGGTCACAGCCGGACCCTTCCAGTGGACCTTCCAGTGGCAATTCCGCCGCAATCTCCTACGGGTCCACCCCGCCCAAGGCCGCGCGCTCGTCGCCGAACCGCTCCAACGCTTCCTGGAGCAACAGGACTATGACCTAGAAGTAGGTGAAATCTATTCCTTTACCCTGCGCACCCGGCTGTAG
- a CDS encoding 3'-5' exonuclease family protein codes for MLPYHLITSAEQLQDLLPRWRAAQILALDIEVAHAHQMRNRKQTVSLMQIWDGQSDHIWLLDALAVDTKPFIEEIMASKSVTKIFHDALHDLHTMKCVRRAQSVVCTLAMAKERLQPRCSLKALSANLLDLEIDKQYQMSNWATRPLSPEQLHYAALDAWVTYHVWCKLSQIPIPNPGIPVDPVPTSR; via the coding sequence ATGCTACCCTACCACCTCATCACATCCGCAGAACAACTCCAGGACCTCCTGCCCCGCTGGCGGGCAGCCCAAATACTTGCCTTAGATATTGAAGTGGCCCACGCACACCAGATGCGCAACCGCAAACAAACGGTTTCCCTGATGCAGATCTGGGACGGTCAGAGCGACCACATTTGGCTACTCGACGCTCTGGCGGTAGACACCAAACCCTTTATCGAAGAAATCATGGCCTCCAAATCCGTGACCAAAATCTTCCACGACGCCCTCCACGACCTGCATACGATGAAGTGCGTCCGCCGCGCCCAGTCGGTGGTCTGTACCCTAGCTATGGCGAAGGAACGACTCCAGCCGCGCTGTTCGCTCAAGGCGCTCTCTGCGAACTTGCTAGACCTGGAGATAGATAAGCAGTACCAGATGAGCAACTGGGCGACCCGCCCTTTGAGCCCGGAACAACTCCACTACGCGGCCCTCGATGCCTGGGTGACCTACCATGTCTGGTGCAAACTCAGCCAGATCCCCATTCCAAACCCCGGAATTCCAGTGGACCCTGTTCCTACCAGCCGCTGA
- a CDS encoding heme-dependent oxidative N-demethylase subunit alpha family protein produces MLPAPARYFPIATGRYEVTPGLIPLNTAFGNGAADGRVFQIDTNFELYRAAKLAARAESLSKYHLTQGYDPAVDQEVTRFLIEQLVLEYPEQFLITPPSPVQGVRMMYCMLTGEVLGFDEQMNLLKAMGSEVSPPYGSALDALACQIQEDLAVVSTGPDDQNWVSALHLCFPNHWSAEQKIGQDFRTVHEPVPGMTKINRAQTRLVEVLVQRGPAVRFSWGVGTDCRLNHHPVPPPDIPLDVWQGRSFNPAQPGLFLRVERQVLWGLPRVHAFVFTIRTYFTDVHAIRQDPEQRTQLGSALRSMTPDSLQYKGLAGMREEILDWLEV; encoded by the coding sequence GTGCTTCCAGCTCCCGCCCGCTACTTTCCGATTGCTACCGGACGCTACGAGGTCACGCCAGGTTTGATCCCCTTGAACACTGCTTTTGGGAATGGGGCGGCGGATGGGCGGGTCTTTCAAATCGATACGAACTTTGAACTATATCGGGCGGCAAAGTTAGCTGCCCGCGCGGAATCTTTATCTAAGTATCATCTGACCCAAGGCTATGACCCCGCCGTGGACCAGGAAGTGACCCGCTTCCTAATAGAACAGTTGGTGCTGGAGTATCCCGAGCAGTTTCTGATAACTCCACCCAGTCCAGTGCAGGGAGTGCGCATGATGTATTGTATGTTGACCGGAGAAGTCCTGGGCTTTGATGAGCAGATGAACTTGCTCAAGGCAATGGGGTCAGAAGTATCCCCCCCCTATGGCTCTGCCCTGGATGCGCTGGCTTGCCAAATCCAAGAAGACCTTGCTGTAGTCAGTACAGGACCAGATGATCAAAATTGGGTCAGTGCGCTGCATCTGTGTTTCCCTAACCATTGGTCCGCCGAGCAGAAGATTGGACAGGATTTTAGGACGGTCCACGAGCCGGTGCCGGGGATGACCAAGATCAACCGAGCGCAAACACGGCTGGTCGAAGTATTGGTGCAACGGGGTCCTGCGGTGCGTTTCTCCTGGGGCGTGGGGACCGATTGCAGGCTCAACCACCATCCCGTGCCCCCGCCTGATATCCCGCTGGACGTTTGGCAAGGACGCTCCTTCAATCCGGCGCAGCCCGGACTGTTTTTACGTGTGGAACGGCAGGTGCTCTGGGGCTTGCCTCGGGTCCATGCCTTTGTGTTTACCATCCGCACCTACTTCACCGATGTGCACGCGATCCGTCAAGATCCCGAGCAACGGACCCAACTCGGCTCCGCCCTGCGCTCGATGACACCTGATTCCCTCCAGTACAAGGGATTGGCGGGGATGCGAGAGGAGATTTTGGACTGGCTGGAGGTATAA
- a CDS encoding NAD(P)/FAD-dependent oxidoreductase produces the protein MLDVLVVGAGISGLAAAQALQRAGLAVRVLEKSRGVGGRMATRRISTPHGDVRVDHGAQYFTCRSEDFQEVLAPLLAQGQVMPWVESVPTLTQTGIEPADPQYTYPRYACPQGMTTLAKIMARNLTIAFDTRVTGVLPGESSWRVITAEEVALQARSVLLTPPAPQSCALLSSLTDTVPTLHSVNAIEFDPCLAVIAGYAPASGLERLPPGLRWEADPLIAWSAVDSSKRTAPPCPVLVFHSTPQFAQAQIGKPEADLVTQVLAQAQKRLAPYISLDLTQPEWSLARPWRYSQPVNPLTSRYVLIGTNEGLPAPLALCGCWCSEGRVEGAFRSGQTAAQALLSRLT, from the coding sequence ATGCTAGATGTATTGGTAGTCGGTGCGGGTATCAGTGGGTTGGCGGCAGCACAGGCTCTGCAACGGGCGGGGCTCGCAGTGCGGGTGCTGGAGAAATCGCGGGGGGTCGGGGGGCGCATGGCGACGCGGCGCATCAGTACCCCTCATGGTGATGTACGTGTAGACCACGGAGCACAGTACTTCACCTGTCGCAGTGAAGATTTTCAGGAGGTGCTCGCACCGCTACTCGCCCAAGGTCAGGTCATGCCCTGGGTGGAATCAGTTCCGACGCTTACCCAAACCGGCATCGAACCGGCTGACCCTCAGTACACTTATCCGCGCTACGCCTGCCCCCAAGGGATGACGACCCTAGCCAAAATAATGGCTCGGAATTTGACCATCGCCTTTGATACACGGGTGACCGGAGTGCTTCCGGGGGAGAGCTCATGGCGGGTAATCACCGCAGAAGAGGTTGCCCTCCAAGCCCGGTCCGTCCTGCTCACCCCCCCGGCTCCTCAAAGCTGTGCCCTGCTCAGTTCCCTGACTGATACAGTCCCAACCCTGCACTCGGTTAACGCGATTGAATTTGATCCCTGTCTCGCAGTCATCGCAGGCTACGCTCCGGCGTCCGGTCTGGAAAGGCTTCCGCCGGGACTGCGCTGGGAAGCAGACCCACTCATCGCCTGGAGTGCGGTGGACTCCAGCAAACGAACCGCTCCACCTTGCCCGGTCCTCGTCTTCCATTCGACCCCCCAATTTGCCCAAGCACAGATTGGAAAGCCCGAGGCTGACCTCGTGACCCAGGTTTTAGCCCAGGCACAAAAGCGCTTAGCTCCCTATATTTCCCTAGACCTGACCCAGCCTGAGTGGTCTCTCGCCCGCCCCTGGCGCTATTCCCAACCCGTCAATCCCCTGACCAGCCGCTACGTACTCATAGGCACGAATGAAGGACTTCCTGCGCCTCTAGCACTATGTGGGTGTTGGTGCTCCGAAGGTCGCGTGGAAGGGGCTTTTCGCTCCGGGCAGACAGCAGCTCAGGCGCTCTTGAGCCGTCTGACCTAA
- a CDS encoding M24 family metallopeptidase, translating to MTTSLRFAYRHLPVFTADPQTAQANLETLLGEWGVDCLFITAQDAFLSEYNVPSNNQRYALSNFAGSTGDGIFTSQKLTGQLGNQAQFLLFVDGRYHMQADRETAPEWVQVVKLDISKTLEDGLLGWLKEVPADRLTVAIDGARTTWKRFKQIQTVCEERGFSLRVLLHNEISTALNLPGWSVDRAVEPLPLAATGRTIAGNLTALHQCLPADVTPEAACILTCMSDDVAWLLGARGFHLPYASSLLAYTCTIGRDILLFLPPGTEDTPVHLEPGTDFRLVVLRSLEELTIALRGYHVEHLLFSERAMNAFLPTFAHQYWPEAKLIEDYHGLERLRTEKTPEELAAIRSAFLKSSRAIAATLRWVKASVQLQPGALTCDPTFTAPISEIDLSNKIACEYLAQGALELSFRTIAATGASGAIIHYTTPSPENLLADGDLALLDSGAYYAEGFATDCTRVAYCNSGTSIPAPWQKEIYTVTLKAAIAGLRAEFHQDTPCKEIDAQVRAVCQKYGYDYNHGTGHGVGILVHESGIRLSPISTYGFTEHAVVSIEPGIYLAGKGGVRIENVAVVRRHPTQADHFCFENLAFVGLDWELIDVDLLDAGERAYLSTYERQCQTLGTTVTDCPLLLR from the coding sequence ATGACTACCAGCCTGCGCTTTGCTTACCGCCATCTCCCTGTCTTCACCGCCGATCCCCAAACAGCTCAGGCCAATCTGGAAACGTTGCTCGGGGAATGGGGTGTGGACTGCCTCTTCATCACCGCCCAGGATGCCTTCCTCTCGGAATACAACGTCCCCAGCAACAACCAACGCTATGCCCTGAGCAATTTCGCTGGTTCGACCGGGGATGGTATTTTTACCAGCCAAAAGCTGACGGGGCAATTGGGGAACCAAGCCCAATTTTTACTCTTTGTAGACGGGCGCTATCACATGCAGGCTGACCGGGAGACCGCGCCTGAATGGGTACAGGTGGTCAAACTTGACATTTCCAAGACCCTCGAAGACGGCTTGCTGGGCTGGCTCAAGGAAGTCCCCGCCGACCGGCTGACAGTAGCCATCGACGGAGCGCGCACGACCTGGAAACGCTTTAAGCAGATCCAGACCGTCTGTGAAGAGCGGGGCTTTAGCCTCCGAGTCCTGCTGCACAACGAGATCTCCACAGCGCTCAACTTGCCGGGTTGGTCGGTGGACCGGGCGGTTGAGCCCTTACCGCTCGCAGCGACGGGGCGGACGATAGCCGGGAACCTTACTGCTTTGCACCAGTGCTTGCCCGCTGACGTCACCCCTGAGGCTGCCTGTATCCTCACCTGCATGAGCGACGACGTGGCTTGGTTGTTGGGAGCACGGGGCTTTCACCTGCCTTACGCCTCGTCATTGCTCGCTTACACCTGCACGATTGGGCGCGATATCCTGCTTTTCTTGCCGCCCGGAACCGAGGATACGCCGGTTCATCTGGAGCCGGGGACCGATTTTCGGCTGGTAGTTTTGCGCAGTCTGGAGGAACTGACTATAGCACTCAGGGGCTATCACGTCGAGCACCTACTCTTTAGTGAAAGGGCTATGAACGCCTTCTTGCCCACGTTCGCTCACCAATACTGGCCTGAGGCAAAACTGATCGAAGACTACCACGGGCTAGAGCGTCTCCGCACGGAGAAGACACCCGAGGAGTTGGCTGCGATCCGCAGTGCTTTCCTTAAAAGTAGCCGCGCGATTGCCGCGACCCTACGCTGGGTGAAGGCATCTGTCCAACTCCAGCCCGGAGCGCTCACCTGCGACCCCACTTTCACCGCTCCCATCAGCGAAATCGACCTCAGTAACAAGATTGCCTGCGAATATCTGGCTCAAGGGGCCTTGGAACTCTCCTTCCGCACCATTGCCGCCACCGGAGCGAGTGGAGCCATCATCCACTACACTACCCCCAGCCCGGAGAACCTGCTGGCAGATGGTGATCTTGCCCTACTTGACAGTGGGGCCTACTACGCCGAGGGCTTCGCCACGGACTGCACCCGAGTCGCCTACTGTAACAGCGGCACCAGCATCCCCGCCCCCTGGCAAAAAGAAATCTATACCGTCACCCTCAAGGCCGCCATTGCCGGACTGCGGGCCGAGTTTCACCAGGACACCCCCTGTAAAGAAATTGACGCGCAGGTCCGGGCTGTCTGCCAAAAGTACGGCTATGACTACAATCACGGCACCGGTCACGGCGTCGGCATCCTCGTCCATGAGTCTGGGATTCGCCTGTCGCCCATCTCTACCTATGGCTTCACGGAGCACGCTGTCGTAAGTATCGAGCCTGGGATCTATCTGGCCGGTAAGGGCGGTGTCCGCATCGAGAATGTCGCGGTCGTCCGCCGCCACCCCACCCAAGCGGACCACTTCTGCTTCGAGAATCTAGCCTTTGTCGGTCTCGACTGGGAACTCATCGACGTAGACCTACTCGATGCAGGGGAGCGCGCATACCTCAGCACCTACGAACGTCAGTGCCAAACCTTGGGGACCACAGTCACCGACTGCCCCTTGCTCCTTCGCTAG
- a CDS encoding manganese catalase family protein translates to MFFHKKEPIHAVQINDPNPRYAQLLLEQFGGATGELSAALQYWVQSFHVEHPGIRDMLQDIAVEEFSHLEMVGKLIEGHTKHVDQTEAFKSTLFAVRGVGPHFLDSQGVAWSASYLNEGGDVVRDLRANIAAEAGARQTYEQLIKLASDEGTQKTLVHLLTREISHAQMFMKALESLGKLTDPFFGTIQPDETVNLYFNLSQDSGQDERGPWNTEPTFQYVADPLGEASQR, encoded by the coding sequence ATGTTCTTCCACAAAAAAGAGCCCATCCATGCCGTCCAAATCAATGACCCCAACCCCCGCTACGCGCAGCTTTTGCTCGAACAATTTGGGGGGGCGACGGGCGAGCTTTCTGCCGCGTTACAGTATTGGGTCCAGTCGTTCCATGTCGAACATCCAGGGATCCGTGACATGCTCCAAGACATTGCCGTCGAAGAGTTTAGCCACCTAGAGATGGTCGGTAAGCTTATTGAGGGTCACACCAAGCATGTAGACCAGACCGAAGCCTTCAAGAGCACCCTGTTCGCGGTACGGGGCGTGGGTCCACATTTTCTGGATAGTCAAGGGGTAGCCTGGAGCGCCAGCTATCTCAATGAAGGCGGCGATGTCGTGCGCGACCTGAGGGCGAATATCGCAGCGGAAGCAGGGGCGAGGCAGACCTACGAGCAACTCATCAAACTAGCTAGCGACGAAGGAACCCAAAAGACGCTGGTGCATTTGCTGACTCGGGAGATCTCCCACGCGCAGATGTTCATGAAGGCGCTGGAATCCTTGGGTAAGCTCACCGACCCTTTCTTCGGCACTATCCAACCGGACGAGACCGTCAATCTCTACTTCAACCTCTCGCAGGATAGCGGACAGGACGAGCGGGGGCCTTGGAACACCGAGCCTACTTTTCAGTATGTCGCTGATCCTTTAGGGGAAGCTTCTCAGCGCTGA
- a CDS encoding ferredoxin:protochlorophyllide reductase (ATP-dependent) subunit N, whose product MQAAVGPQFECETGNYHTFCPISCVAWLYQKIEDSFFLVIGTKTCGYFLQNAMGVMIFAEPRYAMAELEEGDISAKLNPFEELKGLCEQVKRDRNPSVIVWIGTCTTEIIKMDLEGIATQVEGALGVPIVVARANGLDYAFTQGEDQVLAAMARRCPAGVASEEEKKERGGLKTLLTFTKKEEKPKPVHPPLVLFGSLIDPVVNQLTLELQKQGVTVSGWLPAPRFGELPVITPETYVVGVNPFLARTASVLGRTMRSKLISAPFPIGPDGTRAWIEAICRDLGVQPKGLEEREQKIWSTLAEDVAFLKGKTVFFMGDNLLEISLARFLIRCGMKVQEIGIPYLDRRYQGAEIDLLTQTCEMMGHESVKIVEKPDNYYQLQRIKELKPDLVITGMAHANPLEARGVNTKWSVEFTFSQIHGFTNSHDILRLVRKPLDRNNALRTLGWEKLIQEV is encoded by the coding sequence ATGCAAGCTGCTGTTGGACCTCAGTTCGAGTGTGAAACCGGCAACTATCACACGTTTTGTCCCATTTCCTGTGTTGCCTGGCTCTACCAAAAGATTGAAGACAGTTTTTTCCTGGTCATCGGAACCAAGACCTGTGGTTATTTCCTCCAGAATGCCATGGGGGTCATGATTTTCGCTGAACCGCGCTATGCGATGGCGGAACTCGAAGAAGGAGACATCAGCGCCAAGCTCAATCCCTTCGAAGAACTCAAAGGTTTGTGCGAACAGGTGAAGCGCGACCGTAATCCCTCGGTCATTGTCTGGATTGGAACCTGCACCACCGAAATTATCAAGATGGACCTAGAAGGGATCGCCACGCAGGTGGAAGGTGCCCTTGGAGTACCGATTGTGGTTGCTCGCGCCAACGGTCTGGACTACGCCTTTACTCAAGGGGAAGACCAAGTACTCGCTGCTATGGCGCGCCGTTGCCCCGCCGGGGTCGCTTCTGAAGAGGAGAAAAAAGAGCGCGGCGGGCTCAAGACCCTGCTGACCTTCACCAAAAAAGAAGAAAAGCCCAAACCGGTGCACCCGCCTTTGGTCCTTTTCGGTTCGCTCATCGATCCGGTGGTCAATCAGTTGACCTTGGAACTGCAAAAGCAGGGCGTCACGGTCTCCGGCTGGCTTCCGGCTCCACGCTTCGGGGAGTTGCCGGTCATCACCCCAGAAACGTACGTAGTTGGGGTTAATCCTTTTCTTGCCCGCACCGCTTCGGTATTGGGTCGGACAATGCGCTCCAAGCTGATTAGCGCCCCCTTCCCCATCGGTCCCGATGGTACACGCGCCTGGATCGAGGCGATTTGCCGGGATTTGGGGGTACAGCCGAAGGGTCTAGAGGAGCGGGAACAAAAGATTTGGAGCACCCTGGCGGAGGATGTCGCCTTCTTGAAAGGTAAAACGGTCTTCTTCATGGGGGACAACCTCCTGGAGATCTCCCTGGCACGTTTCCTCATCCGCTGTGGTATGAAGGTCCAGGAAATCGGTATTCCCTACCTCGACCGCCGCTATCAGGGCGCAGAAATCGACCTTTTGACCCAGACTTGTGAAATGATGGGCCATGAGTCGGTCAAAATTGTCGAGAAGCCGGACAACTACTATCAGCTACAACGGATTAAAGAGCTAAAGCCGGACCTCGTCATCACCGGTATGGCTCACGCCAACCCCCTGGAAGCCCGTGGCGTCAATACCAAGTGGTCGGTGGAATTCACCTTCTCCCAGATTCATGGCTTCACCAACAGCCACGACATCTTACGCCTTGTCCGCAAACCCCTCGACCGCAATAACGCTCTACGGACCCTCGGCTGGGAAAAGCTGATCCAGGAAGTTTAG
- the bchL gene encoding ferredoxin:protochlorophyllide reductase (ATP-dependent) iron-sulfur ATP-binding protein has protein sequence MKFSVYGKGGIGKSTTSCNISVALAKRGKKVLQIGCDPKHDSTFTLTGFLIPTVIDTLDEKDYHYEDIWPEDVIYPGYGGVSCVEAGGPPAGAGCGGYVVGETVKLLKELRAFEEYDVILFDVLGDVVCGGFAAPLNYSDYCLIVTDNGFDALFAANRIAASCREKARTHPLRLAGLIGNRTNKRDLIDKYVATVNMPVLEVLPLIDDIRISRVKGKTIFEMAESDPSLEPVCQYYLNIADHLLAGPEGVVPKESPDRDLFNLLSDFYSRPQAVPALV, from the coding sequence GTGAAGTTTTCCGTATATGGGAAGGGCGGCATTGGCAAGTCGACCACCAGTTGTAACATTTCGGTGGCGCTGGCGAAGCGAGGCAAAAAAGTCCTCCAGATTGGCTGCGATCCCAAACATGACAGTACCTTCACCCTGACCGGATTTCTCATCCCTACGGTCATTGACACGCTGGATGAGAAGGATTACCACTATGAGGACATCTGGCCGGAGGACGTCATCTATCCGGGCTATGGAGGCGTGTCCTGTGTCGAAGCGGGTGGTCCTCCTGCCGGAGCAGGCTGTGGCGGGTATGTGGTTGGGGAGACGGTGAAGCTCCTCAAGGAATTGCGGGCCTTTGAAGAATACGATGTCATTCTCTTCGATGTGTTAGGCGATGTGGTCTGCGGCGGGTTTGCAGCTCCGCTCAACTACTCGGATTACTGTCTCATCGTCACAGATAACGGATTTGATGCCCTTTTTGCTGCCAACCGGATCGCCGCTTCTTGCCGCGAAAAGGCCCGCACCCATCCGTTGCGCCTTGCCGGACTGATTGGCAACCGTACCAACAAGCGCGACCTCATCGACAAGTACGTCGCTACGGTGAATATGCCGGTGCTCGAAGTGCTGCCATTGATTGACGACATCCGTATCTCCCGTGTCAAGGGCAAGACCATTTTCGAGATGGCTGAATCCGACCCATCCTTGGAGCCGGTTTGCCAGTACTACCTCAATATTGCCGACCATCTGCTAGCCGGACCCGAGGGCGTGGTGCCCAAGGAATCACCCGACCGCGACCTGTTCAATCTGCTCTCCGATTTTTATAGTCGCCCCCAGGCTGTCCCTGCCCTGGTTTAG
- a CDS encoding adenine phosphoribosyltransferase, which yields MDLKQYIKDVPDFPEPGILFRDITPLLADGVAWSTTIERMREAVAPLRPDYLVGMESRGFIFAAALAVQLGVGFVPVRKPGKLPRAAFSQDYALEYRTDRLEVHQDCFAAVPGGRVVVVDDVIATGGTAKATVDLIRQAGGTLVGFCFLVELGFLQGRTVLPKVPVISLVHY from the coding sequence ATGGACCTCAAGCAGTACATCAAGGATGTGCCGGATTTTCCAGAGCCGGGGATTTTATTTCGGGATATTACCCCATTGCTCGCTGATGGCGTGGCGTGGAGCACCACGATTGAGCGGATGCGTGAAGCGGTTGCCCCGCTGCGCCCGGACTATCTGGTGGGGATGGAGTCGCGCGGCTTCATCTTCGCTGCTGCGCTGGCGGTTCAACTAGGCGTGGGCTTTGTTCCGGTGCGCAAACCGGGTAAACTCCCCCGTGCTGCCTTCAGTCAGGACTATGCCCTGGAGTACCGCACGGATCGGCTGGAGGTGCATCAGGATTGCTTCGCCGCCGTACCCGGTGGGCGCGTCGTGGTTGTGGATGATGTCATTGCTACAGGAGGCACAGCTAAAGCCACAGTTGACCTGATCAGGCAAGCTGGGGGGACGCTGGTTGGCTTCTGCTTTTTGGTGGAATTGGGCTTTCTTCAGGGGCGTACTGTGCTCCCTAAAGTACCGGTGATCAGTCTGGTCCACTATTGA